In Endozoicomonas sp. GU-1, one DNA window encodes the following:
- a CDS encoding FAD-binding oxidoreductase: protein MRRWNGWGDESYVKEVSDHGDALIRRIIGEPTPLKDATLESVIARVPPSRLPEHPLIVTAAEDRVRHARGQSFPDWLAMRSGDFGVFPDGVAYPETSAQVRELLALAVQHDFIVIPYGGGTSVAGHITPQKNTRAILTIDMGHMNQLMDLNEESQIATFGAGTPGPQVEAQLQARGYTLGHYPQSWELSTIGGWIASRSSGQQSLRYGRIEQMFAGGRMETLQGTLDIPSIPASSAGPDIRELTMGTEGRLGIFTEVKVRVQRAAEEEKFMVCFMPNWQAGKAVAREVAQQKIPLSMMRVSNAKEARAHAHLGTSLTQFKLLDGYLRFRGLDDNRCMLTFGVTGSEYQNKVALKQLGKILKKHGGVGGTLANIMGTIWAHGRFKFPYLRETTWARGIAVDTLETSTDWENVDSLMHQMEASLENALKDEGENVMAFTHLSHIYGQGSSIYTTYFFRCADSYEATLARWKKLKAKTSEVIAQGYATISHQHGTGRDHAPYMLAEKGELGMRMIATLVHDFDPDKRLNPGVLLQDSE, encoded by the coding sequence ATGCGCCGTTGGAATGGCTGGGGTGATGAGAGTTACGTTAAGGAAGTCTCCGACCATGGAGATGCATTGATTCGCCGTATTATCGGTGAACCGACCCCCTTGAAAGATGCCACTCTGGAGAGCGTGATAGCCAGGGTACCGCCATCCCGTCTGCCTGAACATCCACTGATTGTCACTGCTGCAGAAGATCGGGTTCGCCATGCCCGTGGCCAGAGCTTTCCGGACTGGCTGGCCATGCGCAGTGGTGATTTTGGGGTTTTCCCGGACGGTGTCGCCTATCCGGAAACCAGTGCACAGGTTCGCGAACTTCTTGCCCTTGCGGTCCAACACGATTTTATTGTGATTCCCTATGGCGGCGGGACATCCGTTGCCGGTCACATCACCCCACAGAAAAATACCAGAGCCATTTTGACCATTGATATGGGTCACATGAACCAATTAATGGATCTGAATGAAGAGAGCCAGATTGCCACCTTTGGTGCAGGGACTCCCGGACCACAGGTTGAAGCACAGCTACAGGCACGGGGTTATACCCTTGGGCACTACCCCCAATCCTGGGAACTGTCCACCATTGGCGGCTGGATCGCCTCCCGCTCTTCAGGCCAACAGTCACTCCGTTACGGCCGTATTGAACAGATGTTTGCCGGTGGTCGTATGGAAACCCTGCAGGGCACACTGGATATTCCTTCGATTCCCGCCTCTTCCGCCGGGCCGGACATTCGTGAGCTCACCATGGGCACCGAAGGCCGCCTGGGTATCTTTACCGAAGTGAAAGTTCGCGTACAACGTGCAGCAGAAGAAGAAAAGTTTATGGTCTGCTTTATGCCAAACTGGCAGGCAGGTAAAGCCGTCGCCCGGGAAGTTGCACAGCAGAAGATCCCGCTCTCCATGATGCGGGTCAGCAACGCTAAAGAGGCCCGTGCCCACGCTCATCTTGGTACTTCACTGACACAGTTCAAACTGCTGGATGGCTATCTGCGTTTTCGCGGGCTGGACGACAATCGCTGCATGCTGACCTTTGGCGTGACCGGCTCTGAATACCAAAATAAAGTAGCCCTGAAACAGCTGGGCAAGATTCTGAAAAAACATGGCGGTGTTGGTGGTACACTGGCCAATATCATGGGCACCATCTGGGCCCATGGCCGTTTCAAATTCCCCTATCTGCGGGAAACCACCTGGGCCCGGGGCATAGCAGTTGATACACTGGAGACCTCCACCGATTGGGAAAATGTGGACAGCCTGATGCATCAGATGGAAGCGAGCCTGGAAAACGCCTTAAAGGATGAAGGGGAAAATGTCATGGCATTCACTCACCTCTCCCATATCTACGGTCAGGGGTCGAGTATCTATACCACCTATTTCTTCCGCTGCGCTGACAGCTACGAAGCCACTCTGGCACGCTGGAAAAAGCTGAAGGCCAAAACCTCTGAAGTGATTGCCCAAGGCTATGCCACCATTTCCCACCAGCATGGCACTGGCCGTGACCACGCGCCTTATATGCTGGCAGAAAAAGGTGAGCTGGGGATGCGGATGATTGCCACCCTGGTGCATGACTTTGACCCGGACAAACGACTGAACCCCGGCGTGCTACTCCAGGACAGCGAATAA
- a CDS encoding VanZ family protein → MNELITALQATPPSTWQILSLCALAFALFMSLIPGKWDPTRFINDKVKHVLTFMVLSLLIDLAFPAASVCWWKPAGLMAFGVFIEVCQHMTRYRRFSFGDIIANGVGIGLYLGISLGIPALVASEGGCQPWPECMSVLFNL, encoded by the coding sequence ATGAATGAACTGATTACCGCACTTCAGGCAACTCCCCCTTCAACCTGGCAAATCCTCTCTTTGTGTGCCCTGGCCTTTGCCCTGTTTATGTCATTGATACCTGGCAAATGGGACCCCACCCGTTTTATCAATGATAAGGTGAAACATGTGCTCACCTTTATGGTGCTGTCTCTGCTGATCGATCTGGCATTTCCAGCGGCCAGCGTCTGCTGGTGGAAACCGGCAGGGCTGATGGCGTTTGGCGTGTTTATCGAGGTCTGTCAGCACATGACCCGTTATCGCCGTTTCAGTTTTGGCGATATTATTGCCAATGGGGTGGGTATCGGGCTTTATCTGGGGATCAGTCTCGGAATCCCTGCATTGGTCGCCTCTGAAGGTGGCTGCCAGCCCTGGCCTGAATGTATGAGTGTGTTGTTTAACCTTTAG
- a CDS encoding SGNH/GDSL hydrolase family protein, whose product MFELIGLVSTVLCCLLLLSIAICQGVHVKRSALRLPEASGKRLQARGSDFSIVHVGESPVAGVGVAEIRQGLTHQVIRNLTQDRGVEFDWEILAKNGARVFDSLTFEATIKEPDLLIISFGVNDTTRFTSGSEFNKHVQACGHRFASDNTKVFITSIPKINRFPLIPAPLSWLLGAKAYLLDRQLQKLCRQKGWTYIHSDTNPDASLMAEDGYHPNESGCQVWGGIIADKIIDTRSDRV is encoded by the coding sequence ATGTTTGAACTTATTGGATTGGTAAGCACTGTTTTATGTTGTCTGTTGCTTCTTTCTATCGCAATCTGCCAGGGCGTTCATGTAAAGAGAAGTGCACTTCGTTTGCCCGAGGCCAGTGGTAAACGGCTGCAGGCCAGAGGCTCGGATTTTTCCATTGTTCATGTGGGTGAAAGCCCTGTCGCCGGGGTGGGGGTGGCAGAGATAAGACAGGGGCTGACCCACCAGGTTATCAGGAACCTGACTCAGGATCGGGGTGTGGAGTTTGATTGGGAAATACTGGCAAAAAATGGTGCCAGAGTGTTCGACTCATTAACCTTTGAGGCGACCATTAAAGAACCGGATCTGTTGATCATCAGCTTTGGCGTCAATGATACGACCAGATTTACCTCAGGCTCGGAATTCAATAAACATGTGCAGGCGTGTGGCCATCGCTTTGCTTCCGACAATACCAAGGTATTTATCACCTCAATTCCAAAGATCAACCGGTTTCCCCTGATTCCAGCGCCGTTAAGCTGGTTATTGGGAGCAAAGGCCTACTTGCTGGACAGGCAGTTGCAGAAGCTCTGCCGACAGAAGGGGTGGACGTATATCCACAGTGACACGAATCCTGACGCCTCGTTGATGGCGGAAGATGGTTATCACCCTAATGAGTCGGGGTGTCAGGTCTGGGGAGGAATCATTGCGGACAAGATAATAGATACCCGGAGCGACAGGGTTTAA
- a CDS encoding aldo/keto reductase family protein, translating into MTEQPETNPFTLHDTRIPRFIYGTAWKEQTTSELTLKALNNGFTAIDTANQRKHYFEQGVGEALQNFYQTSGQCREDLFLQTKFTYAEGQDNRLPYHPEADTKTQVEQSLLSSLEHLNTDYLDAYLLHGPSRSHGLSDRDFAVWEAMEGFHRSGQIKLLGVSNVNHQQLELLNHHATIKPMLVQNRCFARTGWDANIRALCHRHNILYQGFSLLTANTQLLAMPDFQTIMKRTGLTGPQVIFQAALKMGMIVLTGTSDTKHMQQDLNCLQTPLTDDEVNMIEQLMA; encoded by the coding sequence ATGACCGAACAACCGGAAACCAATCCGTTTACGCTGCACGATACCCGTATTCCCCGTTTTATCTATGGCACGGCCTGGAAAGAACAGACCACCTCTGAGCTGACACTGAAAGCCCTGAATAACGGTTTCACAGCCATAGACACCGCCAATCAGCGCAAACATTATTTTGAGCAAGGGGTTGGGGAAGCTCTGCAGAACTTTTACCAAACCAGTGGCCAGTGCCGTGAAGACCTCTTCCTGCAAACAAAATTCACCTACGCTGAAGGACAGGACAACCGTCTGCCCTACCATCCTGAAGCCGATACCAAAACCCAGGTTGAGCAGTCCCTTCTCTCATCATTGGAGCACTTGAACACGGATTACCTTGATGCTTATCTGCTGCATGGTCCATCCCGGTCACATGGACTCAGTGACCGGGACTTTGCCGTCTGGGAAGCAATGGAAGGCTTCCACCGGTCCGGCCAAATCAAACTTCTGGGGGTTAGCAATGTAAATCACCAACAGCTGGAGCTCCTGAACCACCATGCGACGATCAAACCCATGCTGGTGCAGAACCGTTGCTTTGCCAGAACCGGATGGGACGCCAATATCCGTGCGCTATGCCATCGACATAACATTCTTTACCAGGGGTTTTCGTTACTGACAGCCAACACCCAACTGCTGGCAATGCCTGATTTTCAGACCATTATGAAGAGGACAGGATTAACCGGACCACAGGTCATTTTTCAGGCAGCATTAAAAATGGGGATGATTGTCTTAACAGGCACCAGTGATACAAAACACATGCAACAGGATCTGAATTGTTTGCAGACGCCACTGACGGATGATGAAGTGAATATGATAGAACAACTGATGGCTTAA
- a CDS encoding patatin-like phospholipase family protein, producing MSMFTTELFKSKPYRLGLTLSGGGAKCMAQIGLLQYLNEHGIEPDIISGASGGAMVGALHSAGYAPAEILDFFVSTRMFSFRNLSFNALGLIDSEKIAKNFQAYFPEDSFESLKKPLYVVATDLNRAQQTVFNSGPLINALTASSAYPGMFTPVKWQGTVYADGGIINNYPSDLIHDQCRHHIGMYLAPVMSRPCEHFANTFDVLDRVFQIYSSARQFSNINLPEVSLAPEGIEDCSAFMVKPDQLRSIYDMGYHSSRKYFENEGAQWLKTMKGGTQKRSSWFKLPIGSDTP from the coding sequence ATGAGCATGTTCACGACAGAGCTTTTTAAAAGCAAACCCTATCGGCTGGGCCTGACCCTGTCCGGTGGCGGAGCAAAATGCATGGCTCAGATTGGGTTGCTGCAGTACCTGAACGAGCATGGAATCGAACCGGATATTATTTCCGGTGCCAGCGGTGGTGCGATGGTCGGTGCTCTGCACAGCGCCGGATATGCACCGGCCGAGATTCTGGACTTCTTTGTCTCGACCCGAATGTTCAGCTTTAGAAACCTGTCGTTCAATGCACTCGGATTGATTGACTCAGAGAAGATCGCGAAAAATTTTCAGGCTTATTTCCCGGAAGATAGTTTTGAATCATTGAAAAAACCTCTGTATGTGGTTGCTACTGATTTGAACAGAGCGCAGCAGACGGTATTTAACAGTGGTCCACTGATTAATGCTTTAACGGCATCGTCCGCTTATCCGGGCATGTTCACCCCGGTTAAATGGCAGGGGACCGTCTATGCCGATGGCGGGATTATCAATAACTATCCTTCAGACCTGATTCACGACCAGTGTCGTCATCATATCGGGATGTATCTTGCTCCGGTTATGTCCAGGCCCTGTGAGCATTTCGCCAACACCTTTGATGTACTGGACAGGGTATTTCAGATTTACAGTTCTGCCCGGCAGTTTTCCAATATCAACTTGCCGGAGGTGTCATTGGCACCGGAGGGTATCGAGGACTGCAGCGCTTTTATGGTGAAGCCGGATCAGCTACGGTCTATCTATGACATGGGCTACCATTCCAGCAGAAAATACTTCGAGAACGAAGGAGCCCAATGGCTGAAGACCATGAAAGGAGGAACGCAAAAGCGTTCCTCATGGTTTAAATTGCCGATAGGCTCTGATACTCCGTAA
- the dgt gene encoding dGTPase has translation MKTKKVKSQSAGLHPDSHARPLINEANHATHRSAERYGNLNSSQLPVTKSMAPLDYLKKLTCDRPEPVTCARPEDLITETESNRGRIIQSAALRRLQQKTQVYPLETNAAVRSRLTHSLEVQQTGRYLAKTILDQLKQHGELAKLGLEGIETAFTNLVEMSCLLHDVGNPPFGHFGEAAFSRWVQDHGEACHHKAMARQSAVNGQTGHSELFYQVLLPDLSVFEGNAQGLRIIHSLQTLNLTWSQLAATIKYTRAPYQNPTSGFAYRQKKPGFYYSEQRLIQDIWKHLAIQENCRFPLVYIMEAADDISYCIADLEDAVDKGILSFRGLSFWLKEVWQEFTGKKSQYLPDIIKTAEHVAKDNPQNFIRHLRSQLVRDLVSYAANRYLQKHTEVFHGTLDEPLIDGGSDQHLALKTLKTVAIRHVFSSQEKETPELRGYAALMGLLDIYRPILELPGTAFANLDNLDDGEHFIEHRLNHRLSRKYKAAYVRAVHQMRQEQHSPAEQNDLEWYFRTRLILDYVGGMTDHFVLTEYQSLSAI, from the coding sequence TTGAAAACAAAAAAAGTAAAAAGCCAATCAGCAGGCTTGCATCCGGATAGTCATGCCCGGCCACTGATCAACGAGGCAAATCATGCCACTCACCGATCAGCCGAAAGATATGGTAATCTGAATTCTTCCCAACTCCCGGTTACCAAGTCTATGGCACCTCTGGATTACCTCAAGAAACTCACCTGCGATCGCCCTGAGCCGGTCACCTGCGCCCGGCCAGAGGATCTGATTACCGAGACCGAGAGTAACCGGGGTCGTATTATTCAATCAGCGGCCCTGCGCAGGCTTCAGCAGAAAACCCAGGTCTACCCACTGGAAACCAATGCAGCCGTCCGCAGTCGTCTTACCCACTCACTGGAAGTTCAGCAAACGGGCCGCTATCTGGCCAAAACTATTCTGGATCAACTAAAACAACATGGGGAGCTGGCAAAACTTGGTCTTGAAGGTATCGAAACGGCCTTTACCAATCTGGTAGAAATGTCCTGCCTGCTACACGACGTAGGTAACCCACCTTTTGGCCATTTTGGGGAAGCCGCGTTCAGCCGCTGGGTTCAGGATCATGGTGAAGCCTGCCATCACAAGGCCATGGCCAGACAATCCGCCGTCAATGGCCAAACCGGTCACTCAGAGCTTTTCTACCAGGTACTGTTACCGGATTTGTCCGTCTTTGAAGGCAACGCCCAGGGGCTGCGCATCATTCACAGCCTGCAGACACTCAACCTGACCTGGTCACAGCTGGCCGCCACCATCAAATACACCCGGGCACCTTATCAGAATCCGACCAGCGGATTTGCTTACCGTCAGAAAAAGCCCGGCTTCTACTACTCAGAACAGCGCCTTATCCAGGACATCTGGAAACATCTTGCGATACAGGAGAACTGTCGCTTTCCACTGGTCTACATCATGGAGGCAGCAGACGATATCTCTTACTGCATTGCCGATCTGGAAGATGCTGTTGATAAGGGCATTCTGTCATTCAGGGGCCTGAGCTTCTGGCTGAAAGAAGTGTGGCAGGAGTTCACCGGCAAAAAGAGCCAATACCTGCCGGATATCATTAAAACCGCAGAACATGTTGCCAAAGACAACCCACAGAACTTTATTCGCCATTTACGCTCACAGCTGGTCCGGGACCTGGTCAGCTATGCTGCCAACCGATACCTGCAGAAGCATACGGAAGTTTTTCATGGGACGCTGGATGAACCATTAATTGATGGCGGCTCAGACCAGCATCTGGCACTGAAAACACTGAAAACCGTCGCCATACGACATGTGTTCAGTAGTCAGGAAAAAGAAACACCGGAACTGCGCGGATATGCCGCTCTGATGGGCTTGCTCGATATCTATCGCCCAATCCTGGAACTCCCCGGCACCGCATTCGCAAACCTCGATAATCTGGATGATGGCGAACACTTTATCGAGCATCGACTCAATCACCGCCTGTCCCGGAAGTATAAAGCAGCCTATGTTCGGGCTGTGCATCAAATGCGTCAGGAACAGCATTCTCCCGCTGAACAGAACGATCTTGAATGGTATTTCCGAACGAGACTGATTCTGGACTATGTAGGTGGCATGACTGACCACTTCGTACTTACGGAGTATCAGAGCCTATCGGCAATTTAA
- a CDS encoding SPFH domain-containing protein: protein MIMLFVFLSFLLFPGEKAEAYDLYSYIPFLYKVPEGNVGVFRNGSQFYEDVYPAGVYPVWPSDEGFVISIVPETAAVTDILCITADGIIITFPQITVRYQVHEQHVLSLVKGYGLDFIKPAITDPVKPGVAHLCRALNAEAVYFDELIPFKAILGRYLAKGQRDKGTGISICHLDIEYPRVPDVIIDNHVGHTDHKPQPPITCEPPYEVFYTLENEQEAINRLCGSVRQPDDEPYPEPVLEEHSAIVPEPSASVAEDEIAGVLSPAEEVNTDDTGQRDYEVPQEDLSFSWAEEPFINGQESDGEDAGPSENGRDSSLEPMAEVGVNTVPVHTSDVVTEVNRNLLPRLVDPVPDQERSKEKLYQQMQDSKHLWKNNNSRLYLGW from the coding sequence ATGATAATGTTATTTGTGTTTCTTTCTTTCTTACTCTTTCCGGGTGAAAAAGCTGAAGCCTATGATCTCTATTCTTATATTCCATTTCTCTACAAAGTTCCGGAGGGAAACGTGGGGGTATTCAGGAATGGAAGCCAATTTTATGAGGATGTCTATCCTGCCGGTGTTTATCCAGTCTGGCCTTCTGATGAAGGGTTTGTTATCAGCATTGTGCCTGAGACGGCGGCTGTTACGGATATTCTCTGTATTACTGCCGATGGGATAATCATCACCTTTCCCCAAATCACCGTTCGTTATCAGGTACATGAACAACATGTATTGAGTCTGGTTAAAGGCTATGGGCTTGATTTTATCAAACCCGCTATTACAGATCCTGTGAAACCGGGGGTTGCTCATTTATGCAGGGCGCTGAACGCTGAAGCGGTTTACTTTGATGAATTGATACCATTTAAGGCGATTCTGGGCCGTTATCTGGCAAAGGGGCAGAGGGATAAAGGCACCGGAATCTCGATTTGTCACCTTGACATTGAATACCCCCGGGTTCCGGATGTCATTATTGACAATCATGTTGGTCATACAGATCACAAGCCCCAACCCCCGATAACTTGCGAACCGCCTTATGAGGTTTTCTACACGCTGGAAAATGAGCAAGAAGCCATTAATCGCCTCTGTGGCTCTGTCAGACAACCTGATGATGAACCTTACCCGGAGCCTGTTTTGGAAGAGCATTCAGCCATAGTTCCGGAACCCTCTGCTTCAGTTGCTGAAGACGAGATTGCCGGTGTACTCAGCCCCGCAGAGGAAGTAAACACCGATGACACCGGGCAGAGGGATTATGAGGTACCTCAGGAAGATCTATCATTTTCTTGGGCTGAGGAGCCATTTATTAATGGTCAGGAATCTGATGGTGAAGATGCCGGGCCTTCAGAAAACGGTCGGGATTCAAGTTTAGAACCTATGGCGGAGGTGGGTGTTAATACCGTGCCAGTGCATACTTCTGATGTTGTAACAGAGGTGAACCGGAATCTGCTACCAAGATTGGTTGATCCGGTGCCGGATCAGGAAAGGAGTAAGGAAAAGCTGTATCAACAGATGCAAGACTCGAAACACCTTTGGAAAAATAACAACAGCCGACTCTACCTGGGCTGGTAA
- a CDS encoding DNA topoisomerase III, which translates to MRLFIAEKPSLGRAIADVLKKPLKKQEGYIESASGDVVTWCIGHLLEQEEPDAYDPAFKTWKLEHLPIVPMQWKLRPRKGGRGQLSVINKLLKRADIIVNAGDPDREGQLLVDEVLDYLKLSAQRKKDVRRLLISDLNPSAVSQALGRMRSNQEFVPLAVSALARSRADWLYGINLTRACTLLGRKVGFNGLLSIGRVQTPILGLVARRDAEIEHFQPKPYFEVFATLLTAKEETFKAKWLPSEACQNWMDEEGRVLDRRLAQNVVDRITGKQGTVKRVEDKRGKEPPPLPYSLSALQIDAARQLRMDAKTVLDSCQRLYEQKLITYPRSDCRYLPEEHLSQAPEVLATIRHNVSSLGKAVDQALPERKTSAWNDKKVGAHHGIIPTSLRTDLERLSELDRKLYGLIARQYVAQFYPDHTFRKRVVDIDIERGLFRAGSRQTVEEGWKVLMNSGKSHQRSAGDENGENNEESTFLPELAKGDVLDCPEAELKEKMTHPPKPFNDATLLSAMTGIARFVQDKDIRKILRETDGLGTEATRASIIELLFKRQFLERKGRNIHATATGRALVNALPERVTTPDMTARWEASLNDIVERKGSYGAFMGGLDQELRALLMQTMNDGLPSVAGLPAPSNQPFKRKGKAKSAGSRRKKRSPARS; encoded by the coding sequence ATGCGGTTATTTATCGCCGAAAAGCCCAGCCTTGGGCGAGCCATTGCCGATGTTTTGAAAAAGCCCCTGAAAAAACAGGAAGGCTATATCGAGTCTGCGTCAGGAGATGTGGTGACCTGGTGCATAGGTCACCTGCTTGAGCAGGAGGAGCCGGATGCCTATGATCCGGCCTTCAAAACATGGAAGCTTGAGCACCTGCCTATTGTTCCCATGCAATGGAAGCTGAGGCCCCGGAAGGGAGGGCGTGGGCAGTTATCCGTGATCAATAAGCTGCTTAAACGGGCTGATATTATTGTCAATGCCGGTGACCCTGATCGTGAAGGCCAATTGCTGGTGGATGAGGTGCTGGACTATCTGAAGCTCTCTGCCCAGCGTAAAAAAGATGTTCGTCGTTTATTAATCAGCGATCTGAACCCTTCTGCCGTTTCCCAGGCCCTTGGGCGGATGCGGTCCAACCAGGAGTTTGTGCCGCTGGCGGTTTCTGCCCTGGCTCGTTCCCGGGCAGACTGGCTTTACGGTATTAACCTGACCCGCGCCTGCACATTGCTTGGCCGGAAGGTTGGCTTTAATGGGCTGCTCTCTATCGGCCGGGTGCAGACACCGATTCTGGGTCTTGTCGCTCGACGTGATGCCGAAATTGAGCACTTTCAGCCTAAGCCTTACTTTGAGGTTTTTGCCACCTTGTTAACGGCAAAAGAGGAAACCTTCAAAGCCAAATGGCTACCCAGCGAAGCCTGCCAGAACTGGATGGATGAGGAAGGACGAGTGCTGGATCGGCGTCTGGCGCAGAATGTGGTGGACCGTATTACCGGCAAGCAGGGGACAGTAAAACGCGTCGAAGATAAGCGTGGCAAAGAACCCCCGCCATTACCCTACTCGTTGTCGGCACTGCAGATAGATGCTGCCAGGCAGCTGCGTATGGATGCCAAGACGGTGCTTGATAGCTGTCAGCGTCTTTATGAGCAGAAACTGATTACTTACCCCCGTTCAGACTGTCGCTATCTGCCCGAAGAGCACTTGTCCCAGGCACCTGAAGTGTTGGCAACGATTCGCCACAATGTCTCTTCGCTGGGGAAGGCGGTGGACCAGGCATTACCGGAAAGGAAAACCAGTGCCTGGAATGATAAAAAAGTTGGGGCGCACCACGGGATTATTCCTACCTCCCTGAGAACGGACCTTGAACGACTGTCTGAACTGGATCGCAAGTTGTATGGATTAATTGCCAGGCAATATGTTGCGCAGTTTTATCCTGATCATACCTTCAGAAAAAGAGTCGTCGATATCGACATAGAAAGAGGCCTTTTCCGGGCCGGAAGCCGCCAGACTGTCGAGGAAGGGTGGAAGGTTCTGATGAATTCGGGCAAAAGTCATCAGCGTTCCGCCGGTGATGAAAATGGTGAAAATAATGAAGAGAGCACTTTTTTACCTGAGCTGGCCAAAGGTGATGTGCTTGATTGTCCTGAAGCCGAGCTGAAGGAAAAAATGACACACCCCCCCAAACCATTTAATGATGCAACACTCCTATCGGCCATGACGGGCATCGCCCGATTTGTTCAGGATAAAGACATTCGCAAGATTCTCCGTGAAACCGATGGCCTGGGCACCGAGGCAACCCGGGCCAGCATTATTGAACTCTTGTTCAAGCGCCAGTTCCTGGAGCGCAAAGGCCGAAATATTCATGCAACAGCCACCGGCAGAGCCCTGGTCAACGCATTACCGGAAAGAGTGACCACGCCTGATATGACCGCACGCTGGGAAGCCTCGCTGAATGACATTGTTGAGCGAAAAGGCAGCTACGGTGCCTTTATGGGCGGGCTTGATCAGGAGCTGAGAGCGTTATTGATGCAAACCATGAACGATGGCTTACCCTCTGTTGCCGGATTGCCTGCCCCTTCGAACCAGCCGTTTAAACGAAAGGGCAAAGCAAAAAGTGCTGGCAGTCGTCGGAAGAAACGGAGTCCGGCCCGGAGTTAG
- a CDS encoding outer membrane beta-barrel protein has translation MVSYLTDYSPGKPGIKPMTFRILLISLLFSSSAMAFAGNDYNYTFINTGFGYNNQNQGTQNFDGTTWFVNGAYKVPSIPVILNAGYAYGRIDKDDIASNVEIDGSSYFAGASLLLKPTDRFHVIPSVTSGRLRNGLSVDADEIKDKVTAYTASVSARYHLEQGLWLNSGYIQQYYDRDEDDNTGFFTAGAEYQVDNEWAFGLNYRGNSDQYTTQFFVKLFF, from the coding sequence ATGGTTAGCTACTTAACTGACTACTCTCCCGGCAAACCAGGGATTAAACCGATGACCTTTCGCATATTATTAATCTCATTACTGTTTTCCAGTTCAGCTATGGCATTCGCAGGTAATGACTATAACTATACATTTATTAATACCGGCTTTGGTTACAATAATCAGAATCAGGGCACGCAAAACTTCGATGGAACCACCTGGTTCGTCAATGGTGCCTATAAAGTCCCATCCATACCCGTCATCCTGAACGCAGGATACGCCTACGGCCGCATTGATAAAGACGATATTGCCAGTAATGTCGAGATTGATGGCAGCTCCTACTTTGCCGGAGCCAGCCTGTTATTAAAGCCAACGGACAGATTCCATGTCATTCCATCGGTCACCAGTGGCCGACTCAGAAACGGCCTGTCTGTGGATGCGGATGAGATAAAGGATAAAGTCACAGCCTACACAGCGTCGGTCAGCGCCCGTTATCACCTGGAACAAGGCCTCTGGCTGAATTCCGGCTATATTCAGCAATACTATGACCGGGACGAAGATGACAATACCGGCTTCTTCACTGCCGGAGCAGAATATCAAGTGGATAATGAGTGGGCATTCGGCCTGAATTATCGCGGCAATTCTGACCAGTACACCACCCAGTTTTTTGTGAAACTCTTTTTCTGA
- a CDS encoding LexA family protein: MKPIQIFPRPLPEALPFYQSPAACGFTSPAADYLQDTLSLDQLLIRHPAATFFARAQGRSMEGAGIFDGDILIIDRSLTPGDGDVILALLDGELIVKRLAYCHGKPELHSENPDYPGIKLDSEEGLNVWGVVTEVIHHLR, encoded by the coding sequence ATGAAGCCGATCCAGATCTTTCCACGACCTTTGCCAGAGGCATTGCCCTTTTACCAGAGCCCGGCTGCCTGTGGCTTCACCAGCCCTGCGGCTGACTACCTGCAAGATACGCTCTCCCTGGACCAGCTGTTAATCCGTCATCCGGCAGCGACTTTTTTTGCCCGGGCCCAGGGGCGATCCATGGAAGGCGCTGGTATCTTTGATGGTGATATTCTGATTATTGATCGTTCCCTCACTCCGGGAGACGGTGATGTGATACTGGCCTTGCTGGACGGTGAGCTGATTGTAAAACGCCTGGCCTATTGCCATGGCAAACCGGAATTGCACTCGGAAAACCCCGACTACCCCGGGATTAAACTGGACTCTGAAGAAGGGCTCAATGTCTGGGGTGTGGTCACTGAAGTCATTCATCACCTGCGATGA